The Candidatus Aenigmatarchaeota archaeon nucleotide sequence AGAAGGTAATAAGGTTGGTATAGTTGGGTCAAAAGGCTCCTTGGACAGACCAACTATTTGGCAAAGAAAAAATTTACCAGATATAACAAACATATACCAAAAAAGGGTGGAAAAAATAAATGAACTGCTATTAGGTTTAAATGTAGACTACAAGATACTTCTAATCCACTATCCACCAACATACAAGATACTTTCAGGTGAAAATCCATCTTACTATCCGGAATTGGCCTGCAGCTCATTGGAAAGACTCATAGTAGAAACAAAAGTTAATCTTGTAATAACAGGCCATGTACACAAGGGAAAAAAAGAGGTTTGGATAAATGGAACCCCGGTAATAAACGTTGGTTTAACTTTAAACAACGGAATTGTTGTCATTGATACTGAAAAACTTAAAAGAGGGCTTAGTAGGTTTCTTTAGTTTTTCTACCACAAACATGTTTTTAAATCTCATCCAACAATTTATTAAATATGGACCTTGAACCAAAAATAAAGGAAAAGGTTTGGGAAAAATCTTTGGAAAAAACCATTTGGGATTTTTGGCAAGAGAATAAAGTATTTAAATTTGATAAAAAATCGAAAAAACCTTTATTTTCAATAGATACCCCACCACCTTATGTCAATACACCAATACACATAGGGCACGCCTACACTTATGTTTGGCAGGATATAATGGCCAGATCAAAGAGGCTTTTGGGGTATAATGTTCTATTCCCAATGGGGCTTGATAAGAATGGTCTGCCAATAGAGGTTCAGGTAGAAAAAATTTACAAAATCAACATGCATGAAACACCAAGAGAGGAGTTTATAAAACTTTGCAAGAAGATGATAGAAGAGTCTGGGGACAAATCTTTGGACTCATTCAAAAAATTAGGTCTAAGTTGCAATGAATGGGAAGTTAAGTATGAAATATCCGGTAGATACGATACTGATGATCCTGAATACAGAAGATTAACCCAGGAAACTTTCATAGATCTTTGGGAAAAAGGTTTGATATATGAAGATTCAAAGCCGACAAACTATTGTTCTGTCTGTGGGACAGCAATAGCTGACGCTGAAGTTGAATACAAAGAGGCAAAAACCAAACTCAATTACATAAAATTTAAGGTGAAAGAAACTGGTGAAGATATAATAATTGCCACAACCAGGCCAGAGTTACTCTGTACATGCAAGGTAGTTATATACAATCCAGAGGATGAAAGATACAAGCATTTGAAAAACAAAAAGGCAATAGTTCCAATATTTGAACATGAAGTCCCAATAATACCACACCCTTCTGCTAAAATAGAGTTCGGATCTGGCCTTGTGATGATATGTTCTTTTGGTGATTATACAGATATCCGTGTACTAAGAGAACTTAATATAGAACCAAGTTATGCTATAGATACAAATGGGAAGATGACAGATGTTGCAAAAGGGTATCAAGGATTGAGGGTTGAAGAAGCACGAGAAAAGGTGATAGATGATTTGAAAAAAATGAACCTAATAGTGAAACAGGAAGAAACAGAAAACAGACAACCAATATGCTGGAGGTCAAAAACACCAATAGAGTTTGTCGAGTTGAAGGAATTTTATCTTAAACAAGTAGATTTCATAGATAAACTCAAGGAAGTTTCAAATAAAATGGAATTTTTTGCTTCTGAAAGCAAACAGATACTTTTTGATTGGATAAATTCAATAAGTATAGACTGGGTCTTGACAAGAAGAAGGTATTATGGGACAGAAGTACCCCTCTGGTATTGCAAGATTTGTGGTTATGTTTATGTCCCGGAAAAAGGAAAGTACTATCAACCATGGAAGGAACCTTGCCCAATAGATAAATGTCCAAAGTGTGGTGGAAGGGATTGGAGGGGTGAGGAAAGGACATTTGATACATGGTTTGATTCCTCATCATCGGAAGCATATATAATGGGTTATCTTTGGGACAAAGAGTTCTTCTGGAAAAACATGCCATGTTCAATGAGACCTCAAGGAAAGGAAATTGTACGATGCTGGTTGTATTACACAATACTCAAGTCAATGCATTTGTATGGAATACCACCATTCAAACAATGTTGGATACATATGCATGTAGTGGATGAGCATGGAAAAAAGATGTCCAAATCCCTTGGGAATGTGATAGATCCCCAAGAAATTTTAGAAAAGTATGGAGCTGAGGCCTTCAGGATATGGAGCTGCTTGGAAGGAAATATAACCAAAGGTGATATAAGATGTTCATTCGAAAGAATAGAAGGAAATTCAAAATTCCTCACAAAACTATGGAATGTCAGTAGATTCATCTCAATGTTCCCCCAGCCAAAAAAAGTGAAACTAACGCCGTCAGATAAATGGATATTAGATGAGTTGAGGTTGTTAGTTGAAAGAACAAAGGATAATTATGATAGATATGAGTTTAGTGTTGTAGCCGAAGATATAAGAAATTTTGTTTGGAATGTTTTCGCTTCAAATTACATAGAGATGGTTAAAGTCAGGGCCTATGGAGAAGGTTTTAACAAGGAAGAACAAGAAGCCGCCTGGTTCACTCTCCACCAAGTCCTTAAAAATGTTCTTATAATACTATCCCCCATAA carries:
- a CDS encoding metallophosphoesterase — translated: MLIAATGDIHSPINYELFIKSIDNLHISPHLFLISGDIVDRKSAKDEVTIKEIRKVSNAIFGKINCPIISCFGNNEFEQDWEKIIKSNPEIKFLQDESMVLEIEGNKVGIVGSKGSLDRPTIWQRKNLPDITNIYQKRVEKINELLLGLNVDYKILLIHYPPTYKILSGENPSYYPELACSSLERLIVETKVNLVITGHVHKGKKEVWINGTPVINVGLTLNNGIVVIDTEKLKRGLSRFL
- a CDS encoding valine--tRNA ligase codes for the protein MDLEPKIKEKVWEKSLEKTIWDFWQENKVFKFDKKSKKPLFSIDTPPPYVNTPIHIGHAYTYVWQDIMARSKRLLGYNVLFPMGLDKNGLPIEVQVEKIYKINMHETPREEFIKLCKKMIEESGDKSLDSFKKLGLSCNEWEVKYEISGRYDTDDPEYRRLTQETFIDLWEKGLIYEDSKPTNYCSVCGTAIADAEVEYKEAKTKLNYIKFKVKETGEDIIIATTRPELLCTCKVVIYNPEDERYKHLKNKKAIVPIFEHEVPIIPHPSAKIEFGSGLVMICSFGDYTDIRVLRELNIEPSYAIDTNGKMTDVAKGYQGLRVEEAREKVIDDLKKMNLIVKQEETENRQPICWRSKTPIEFVELKEFYLKQVDFIDKLKEVSNKMEFFASESKQILFDWINSISIDWVLTRRRYYGTEVPLWYCKICGYVYVPEKGKYYQPWKEPCPIDKCPKCGGRDWRGEERTFDTWFDSSSSEAYIMGYLWDKEFFWKNMPCSMRPQGKEIVRCWLYYTILKSMHLYGIPPFKQCWIHMHVVDEHGKKMSKSLGNVIDPQEILEKYGAEAFRIWSCLEGNITKGDIRCSFERIEGNSKFLTKLWNVSRFISMFPQPKKVKLTPSDKWILDELRLLVERTKDNYDRYEFSVVAEDIRNFVWNVFASNYIEMVKVRAYGEGFNKEEQEAAWFTLHQVLKNVLIILSPITPFITEYIWLKLYSKESIFKESYPEINWNNGMEKFTEKLLEFNSRVWKEKKEKGLSMKAEIDIKIPEELKIFEKDLVKTHNIKTY